The following nucleotide sequence is from Penicillium digitatum chromosome 5, complete sequence.
TCTTCCAGTCTTACTCAAGGTACCAGATTCCCATCCCATTCCATCATGAGCACCGAAACGCAAACAGAAACAATCATACTACAGACAAGAGCTTCTACTGAAGCGATTCCAGCCGAGCATGATGTAGCACAAGACTCAAGGCCCGAAGAAACAAAATGGATGCATGCCAAACTCTTCAGCGCAGGACTATCCTTTTTTGTCGCGGGGGTCAACGACGGAAGTCTAGGATCGATCATTCCCTACGTGATATACACCTACGACGTCGGGACAAATATGGTCGCCGTGTTGTAAGATTATTCAAAATCATTCAAAATCAGTGAAATTAACACAATCAGATACGGCACAACTTTCTGCAGCTGGCTAATCGCCGCCCTCGCGAACGGCAAAATAACCCAGTACCTAGACCTAGGCCCAATCCTCAGCCTAGGCGCCGCCGTCCAGGTTCTAGCACAAGTGCTTCGAGTCTGGGCACCCCCATTCGCACTGTACGCGGTAACCTTGTCTGGGCCAAGCCTACAATGAGACACACGCCAACACCTTCGTCTCGGCCGCTCAGCACCGCTGGCTGGGCTTGATCCATGCTATGTATATGGCCGGTTGTCTAGTTGGTCCGTTCGTAGCGACGGGTGTGGCGTCAGCAAATGTCGATTCGAAGTGGTATCTGTTCTATCTTTTCCCGCTTGGCGTGGGTGTGATGAATCTTGTGTTGGTGGGTGTTTCTTTCCGGGGCCGTATGGCTACTCCGATTGTCTTGAGAGGGGAGAGAGGGGGCAG
It contains:
- a CDS encoding putative MFS transporter, with amino-acid sequence MSTETQTETIILQTRASTEAIPAEHDVAQDSRPEETKWMHAKLFSAGLSFFVAGVNDGSLGSIIPYVIYTYDVGTNMVAVLYGTTFCSWLIAALANGKITQYLDLGPILSLGAAVQVLAQVLRVWAPPFALYAHRWLGLIHAMYMAGCLVGPFVATGVASANVDSKWYLFYLFPLGVGVMNLVLAGWSSILSMSVTVMLKEMGYVPAGFYGGAFLGRLILAEPTHRLGERRMIFIYALLCMGLQLVSWLVPNIITEAVAVSQLGLFSGPFFATGISVSSKIFLPEIGSSAIAFVFALGQTGGSVFPTLTGIIAGHVGVQVLQPMLVGLLGAAEPLS